From Pseudoxanthomonas sp. YR558, the proteins below share one genomic window:
- a CDS encoding GEVED domain-containing protein, protein MLRLTSNRFALAVALMILADQAGAVRVADTSAWTGTTANTTTGGGTAQATADGGSALNVTVSAAANNYIGMGSTTTSGVSNTLNGVESTISATWYTPNLSPTTSYHGFLTNVVGTSTWGAGSGTGGTLSPACRHAAGTAVGSTLSCNSINGGVPSTLTFAFEHPVVDPVIHVSRLGGFFNNNIAGTSFNTWASFRLTTPGATLSLLNGNGQLAVNGGNTITHAPFTATSLLGVNCGSGTGTRAGCGSVLVSGTPVASLSFEATFNVQRQSGTAAQDAATANLYSDGIHWIVTLPEDYGDAPDTYNQGNAATHILTDLRLGTGVTADNSDAINTGSIASSPLASPGAATDGGDDGATVPATLPMVAGSVTQIPVTLSGVSKSAVVCGWIDYNRDGDFADAGERATNCTTVSAGATSATLSFTAPVAIAAGTSYVRIRVSYDSTFTAAAAAPTGSLDSGEAEDYILSIVQPNFGSCDGRMFLDQVNSAMTVSTFYNVGYASVPFTYSSPGTGAARNGIGYNPVDNYIYGIDWVAGTGNELIRVGSDGSTYDMGAIASLPISNYNNGVISPTGDYYLMSGFGGNTLYRIDIASRTATPITLSQSIQVSDFAWYNGLLYGISGGQLVSANPVTGAVAVLGPTSPLNSAIAMWGFTNGILATSGNSIYAIDPLTGAATLMSSAPASNNADGANCPSAPVLFNADLSVTKTNTPASGVNDLAGDTYAPAAARTYTVVVSNTSTSFGAQNITVSDPVPTGVDPTTVSWTCASTSGGARCGAASGTGALNDTGLDLPPSAVATYLVTMTVPAGFTGDLSNVVTITPPATINDTNAVNNTATDVDQSAPLLTIRKISVDGVDSFGFTGTNGVVTQTLITTVAGTPVSGAAQALTAAGTATTITESTTPATYRVTDITCTGLGAGGTATPDLTNRAVVLNAAATATGANIVCTFTNTLQQADIQVVKTATPNPVVSGDVVTYTLVVSNNGPSAASNVLLTDSASTGQTCTTPSTTATCSASGGASCPSPTVPVTTLLGSGVTIPSLPVGGQVNVTVQCSISATGL, encoded by the coding sequence ATGCTTCGCTTGACCTCCAACAGGTTTGCTCTCGCTGTCGCGTTGATGATCCTCGCGGATCAGGCAGGGGCTGTTCGTGTGGCAGATACGTCGGCATGGACGGGCACAACGGCCAACACCACGACGGGCGGCGGCACGGCACAAGCGACAGCCGATGGAGGTAGTGCCCTCAACGTCACGGTGTCGGCTGCGGCGAACAACTACATCGGCATGGGTTCGACGACGACGTCCGGGGTGAGCAATACGCTCAACGGTGTGGAGAGCACGATCAGCGCTACGTGGTACACGCCCAACCTCTCACCGACCACTAGCTATCACGGATTCCTGACCAATGTCGTCGGCACGAGTACATGGGGGGCCGGTAGTGGCACGGGCGGCACGCTCTCGCCGGCGTGCCGCCATGCGGCGGGTACCGCTGTCGGTAGCACCCTTAGCTGCAACAGCATCAATGGTGGAGTTCCGAGCACCCTGACCTTCGCGTTCGAGCACCCGGTGGTGGATCCGGTCATCCATGTTTCGAGATTGGGCGGGTTCTTCAACAACAACATCGCAGGTACGAGCTTCAACACCTGGGCAAGCTTCAGGCTGACGACGCCGGGCGCCACGCTCTCGCTGTTGAACGGAAACGGGCAGCTGGCGGTGAACGGTGGCAACACGATCACCCACGCTCCTTTCACGGCGACGAGCTTGCTCGGTGTCAACTGTGGTTCCGGCACAGGTACGCGCGCGGGTTGCGGCAGCGTGCTTGTAAGCGGAACTCCCGTCGCATCGTTGTCCTTCGAAGCAACGTTCAACGTGCAGCGCCAGTCGGGAACGGCCGCGCAGGATGCGGCCACGGCCAATCTCTACAGCGACGGCATCCATTGGATCGTCACTCTTCCGGAAGACTATGGCGACGCGCCGGATACCTACAATCAGGGGAACGCAGCGACGCACATCCTGACCGACCTCAGGTTGGGAACCGGCGTCACGGCAGACAATTCCGATGCGATCAATACGGGAAGCATTGCGAGCAGTCCGCTTGCATCGCCGGGGGCCGCGACCGACGGTGGCGATGATGGCGCGACAGTGCCTGCAACGCTCCCCATGGTGGCGGGGTCGGTTACCCAGATTCCGGTGACGCTCTCCGGCGTGAGCAAGTCGGCTGTGGTGTGCGGATGGATCGACTACAACCGGGATGGCGATTTTGCCGACGCGGGCGAGCGCGCGACGAACTGCACGACGGTATCGGCGGGTGCGACATCGGCCACCTTGTCGTTCACGGCTCCGGTGGCGATCGCCGCGGGTACGAGCTATGTCCGCATTCGGGTGAGCTACGACAGTACGTTCACCGCAGCCGCTGCAGCGCCTACGGGGTCATTGGATAGCGGTGAGGCGGAAGACTACATCCTGAGCATCGTCCAGCCCAACTTTGGCAGTTGTGACGGTCGAATGTTCCTGGACCAGGTCAACTCCGCGATGACGGTGTCCACGTTCTACAACGTGGGCTACGCCAGTGTCCCGTTCACCTACAGCAGTCCGGGAACCGGCGCCGCCCGTAATGGCATCGGTTATAACCCGGTGGACAACTACATCTACGGCATCGATTGGGTAGCCGGGACAGGCAACGAGCTGATTCGTGTGGGTTCAGACGGAAGCACCTACGACATGGGTGCGATCGCCAGCTTGCCCATCTCGAACTACAACAACGGGGTGATCTCGCCCACCGGCGACTACTACCTGATGTCCGGCTTCGGTGGCAACACGCTGTATCGCATCGATATCGCCAGCCGCACTGCCACGCCGATTACATTGAGTCAGTCGATTCAGGTATCGGACTTCGCCTGGTACAACGGATTGTTGTATGGGATAAGCGGGGGTCAGTTGGTGAGTGCGAATCCGGTCACGGGCGCGGTTGCCGTGCTGGGTCCCACGTCACCCCTCAATAGTGCCATCGCCATGTGGGGCTTCACCAATGGGATTCTGGCGACGAGTGGCAACTCGATCTACGCGATCGATCCGTTGACCGGCGCGGCGACCCTGATGAGCAGCGCACCCGCGTCGAACAATGCCGACGGCGCCAACTGTCCCAGCGCGCCGGTGCTGTTCAATGCCGATCTTTCAGTCACCAAGACGAATACTCCCGCATCGGGGGTGAACGATCTGGCTGGTGATACCTACGCACCCGCCGCGGCCCGGACCTATACGGTGGTGGTTAGCAATACAAGCACCTCCTTCGGTGCCCAGAACATCACCGTGAGCGATCCGGTGCCGACGGGTGTCGATCCGACCACCGTGAGCTGGACGTGTGCCAGTACTTCCGGCGGTGCGCGTTGCGGTGCGGCAAGCGGCACGGGTGCGCTCAACGACACGGGCCTGGATCTTCCGCCCAGTGCGGTGGCGACCTACCTGGTCACGATGACGGTGCCGGCGGGGTTCACGGGCGACCTGTCGAACGTGGTAACCATCACGCCGCCAGCGACGATCAACGATACCAACGCCGTCAACAACACGGCCACCGACGTGGATCAATCCGCGCCATTGCTGACGATCCGCAAGATCAGCGTGGACGGTGTGGACAGCTTTGGCTTCACCGGCACCAATGGCGTGGTTACGCAGACCCTGATCACCACGGTCGCCGGAACGCCGGTCAGCGGCGCAGCCCAGGCCCTGACGGCAGCCGGTACCGCCACCACGATTACCGAAAGCACCACGCCGGCCACCTACCGGGTGACCGATATCACCTGCACGGGATTGGGTGCGGGCGGCACCGCCACGCCAGACCTGACGAACCGAGCGGTGGTGTTGAATGCGGCCGCGACCGCGACGGGTGCCAACATCGTCTGCACGTTCACCAATACCCTGCAGCAGGCCGACATTCAGGTGGTGAAGACCGCCACGCCGAACCCCGTGGTGTCGGGCGATGTGGTGACGTACACGCTGGTGGTGAGCAACAACGGGCCGTCGGCGGCGAGCAATGTGCTGCTGACGGACAGCGCGAGTACAGGACAGACATGTACGACACCCAGCACCACGGCCACCTGTAGTGCCAGCGGTGGCGCGAGCTGTCCTTCGCCGACGGTGCCGGTCACCACATTGCTCGGCAGTGGCGTGACCATTCCGAGCCTGCCGGTCGGTGGGCAGGTGAACGTGACTGTGCAGTGCTCGATTTCTGCTACTGGCCTGTAA
- a CDS encoding DUF11 domain-containing protein: protein MRSRAKAIRLSLAFMLAVSVVAHAATFTMPAGSNYFSGHLFSTFVGANGAAVTTGQASPLHTFTATQIGTAAGTGVISQFATGLLPTGSGYPATAPRMGEMGAANGLGVGGRIRYTFSQALPLGTHVYMQDVDQGEIATLQFYTCAGTLINPSGFDYLVAATSAVPSAAFTATAVTLTNTTGATNQNESLVAVVIRNATVCRVEYSGIFAGGTFETYFSLPPVNPGITKSVATPNPVLPSGPVSWTLTATNNALASGITGLSNPTSAYGVVISDTVNSAVTGLTAVVTNAGGTTGGSCTVGAGNAVTCSGFSPLASGQSITVTLSGTLSALYNSTSLSNTATVSNTVANDTVAANNSATSATPVTLQPNFGSCDARMFLDQVPVSTSTLFNVNYSTTPFTYTSLGSSSATTGRNGVGYNVLDNYIYGIRWPTSGGVVELIRVGADGSGLNLGVIAGLPASTYNNGVISPTGDYYLKTGFSDTTLYRINLATTPYTATTITLSQPVQTFDLAWYNGRLYGVNSTSSPSQLVSIDPVSGAVTTIGSTSPLTNALSMWGFNNMLLGSSGGVIYALDPSVGSATQLSTVNPVSSNGDGANCPSANIQFNADLSVTKTNTPASGPSDLASDTYVPGQARTYTIVVSNTSASFGAQNVRVSDPVPAGIDPATVSWTCTSTSGSAVCGVASGTGALNDTGLDLPPSAVATYLVTMTVPVGFTGTLTNTVAITPPNTINDANASNNLASDADIRGGSITIVKDAAPDSPQDFAFTTSGAGLSAFSLDDDADATLSNTRVFPGLTPGAYSVTETSVSGWSLTALTCTDPDNGTAVNLATRLATIDLDAGEDIICTYTNTALVPALAITKVSNGPWTVGQTGSTYTLNVSNVGTAATAGTITVRDQLPSGIGIRPATAFTAATGWTCSYSDEAAQNATTIVPNTGMVLTCTSSTAIAVGGVVALTIPVVVTSASPASVINYASIGGGGDAFNGGAAPTAGATCTDAAHCASATTSVTPSPPAPATCPAGGTPVNLFATPPFQSNFFLDGATETRTATLIAAAGSYTVGTGSGGRFVVNMNWRWSPGFPQPSNASTMTLRVNGVDYARITSQPGYAGYATLVALNGAALFSGTTTMETNRTSNENIWVTLPASVASVTSVQMGYTGGATGDDYFFSSPALFGCSTPVDLSVTKTNTPASGANDLPADVYVPGGARTYNVVVTNTSTSSSVLDMTVNDPVPAGVNPATVSWTCASTSGGAVCGATSGTGALNDTGLDLPPSAVATYLVTMTVPAGFSGDLANTASIIAPANITDTNTANNTATDVDQSAPLLTIRKTSVGGVDSFGFTGTNGVVTQTLVTTVAGTPVSGAAQALTAAGTATTITESTTPATYRVTDITCTGLGAGGTATPDLTNRAVVLNAAATATGANIVCTFTNTLQQADIQVVKTASPNPVVSGDVVTYTLVVSNNGPSAASNVLLTDSASAGQTCTTPSTTATCSASGGASCPSPTVPVTTLLGSGVTIPSLPAGGQVSFTLQCTVTASGQ, encoded by the coding sequence ATGAGGTCCCGCGCCAAAGCGATCCGGCTGTCGCTGGCATTCATGCTCGCGGTCTCTGTCGTCGCACATGCGGCGACCTTCACGATGCCTGCGGGTTCGAATTACTTCAGCGGCCATCTCTTCAGCACGTTCGTCGGCGCCAACGGTGCCGCGGTCACGACGGGACAGGCATCGCCCCTGCATACGTTCACCGCCACGCAGATCGGCACGGCCGCCGGCACCGGCGTCATATCCCAGTTCGCGACAGGACTTCTGCCCACAGGTTCAGGCTATCCCGCAACCGCTCCCAGGATGGGGGAGATGGGTGCGGCAAACGGCTTGGGAGTGGGCGGCCGCATCCGCTACACCTTCAGTCAGGCGTTGCCGCTGGGCACGCACGTCTACATGCAGGATGTGGACCAGGGGGAAATCGCCACGCTGCAGTTCTATACCTGTGCGGGAACGTTGATCAATCCGTCGGGCTTCGACTATCTGGTCGCTGCGACCAGTGCCGTACCGTCAGCGGCTTTCACCGCTACTGCAGTGACCCTGACCAACACCACGGGCGCAACCAACCAGAACGAGTCGCTCGTGGCCGTGGTCATCCGTAACGCTACGGTCTGCCGCGTCGAGTACAGCGGCATCTTTGCCGGCGGCACCTTCGAGACCTACTTCTCGCTGCCGCCAGTCAATCCCGGCATCACCAAGTCCGTGGCGACACCGAACCCCGTGCTTCCTAGCGGACCGGTGAGCTGGACTTTGACGGCCACCAACAACGCGCTTGCCAGCGGCATCACGGGCCTCAGCAATCCGACGAGCGCTTACGGCGTCGTCATCAGCGATACCGTCAACAGCGCCGTGACCGGCCTGACCGCGGTAGTGACCAACGCGGGTGGCACCACAGGTGGTAGTTGCACGGTGGGCGCCGGCAACGCGGTGACCTGCAGTGGCTTTTCGCCGCTGGCCAGCGGGCAGAGCATCACCGTCACCCTCAGCGGCACCCTTTCCGCGCTCTACAACAGCACCAGTTTGTCCAATACCGCCACCGTCTCCAATACGGTGGCGAACGACACGGTGGCTGCGAACAACAGCGCCACCAGCGCCACGCCCGTGACACTGCAGCCGAACTTCGGCAGCTGTGATGCCCGAATGTTCCTGGACCAAGTGCCAGTGTCCACGTCGACGCTCTTCAACGTGAACTACTCCACGACGCCGTTCACGTACACGTCCTTGGGTTCATCCAGCGCCACGACGGGACGCAACGGTGTTGGCTACAACGTGCTGGACAACTATATCTACGGCATCCGCTGGCCCACGAGCGGCGGCGTTGTCGAGCTTATCCGCGTCGGAGCAGACGGCTCTGGCCTGAATTTGGGTGTCATCGCAGGCCTTCCGGCATCCACGTACAACAATGGTGTCATTTCGCCTACGGGCGACTACTACCTGAAGACGGGCTTCTCGGACACCACGCTCTACCGCATCAATCTGGCGACGACGCCCTACACCGCCACCACCATCACGTTGAGCCAGCCAGTCCAGACCTTCGACCTTGCCTGGTACAACGGCCGGCTGTATGGCGTAAACAGCACGTCGAGCCCGAGTCAGCTGGTCAGCATCGATCCTGTCAGCGGCGCCGTGACGACCATCGGCTCCACCTCTCCGCTAACCAACGCATTGTCGATGTGGGGTTTCAACAACATGCTGCTCGGCTCCTCGGGCGGTGTCATTTACGCGCTGGATCCGAGTGTAGGCTCGGCGACGCAATTGAGCACCGTCAATCCGGTGAGCAGCAACGGCGACGGTGCCAACTGCCCCAGCGCGAACATCCAGTTCAATGCCGACCTCTCGGTCACCAAGACCAACACACCGGCTTCCGGACCTAGCGATCTGGCCAGCGACACCTATGTGCCCGGCCAGGCACGGACCTACACCATCGTGGTCAGCAACACGAGCGCTTCGTTCGGCGCCCAGAACGTCAGGGTGAGCGACCCGGTGCCTGCTGGGATCGATCCGGCCACCGTCAGCTGGACGTGCACGTCCACCTCCGGCAGTGCGGTGTGTGGGGTCGCCAGTGGAACGGGCGCGCTCAATGACACAGGCCTGGACCTGCCGCCGAGCGCGGTAGCGACTTACCTGGTGACCATGACGGTGCCGGTTGGCTTTACCGGCACGCTGACCAACACGGTCGCCATCACGCCGCCGAATACGATCAATGACGCGAACGCCAGCAACAATCTGGCATCGGACGCGGATATCCGAGGCGGCAGCATCACCATCGTCAAGGACGCTGCGCCGGATAGTCCTCAGGACTTCGCGTTCACCACGAGCGGTGCCGGACTCAGTGCATTCAGTCTTGATGATGATGCCGATGCGACGTTGAGCAATACGCGTGTTTTCCCGGGCCTGACGCCGGGTGCATACAGCGTGACCGAAACTTCAGTGTCGGGCTGGAGTCTCACGGCCCTGACTTGCACTGATCCCGACAACGGAACCGCGGTCAACCTCGCGACGCGGCTGGCCACGATCGACTTGGATGCGGGTGAGGACATCATCTGCACCTACACGAACACGGCGCTTGTGCCCGCCCTGGCGATCACCAAGGTGAGCAACGGGCCATGGACGGTCGGTCAGACTGGCAGTACCTACACCCTGAATGTCAGTAATGTCGGCACCGCGGCAACTGCCGGTACCATCACCGTGCGCGACCAGTTGCCTTCCGGTATCGGCATACGTCCCGCCACGGCCTTCACCGCAGCAACAGGATGGACGTGCAGTTACTCGGACGAAGCGGCGCAGAATGCGACAACCATCGTCCCGAACACGGGCATGGTCCTGACGTGCACGTCGAGTACTGCAATAGCCGTCGGCGGTGTTGTCGCTCTGACGATTCCAGTCGTCGTGACGTCCGCGTCACCTGCCTCCGTCATCAACTACGCTTCGATCGGCGGGGGGGGCGACGCGTTCAATGGGGGCGCTGCGCCGACGGCGGGTGCAACTTGCACCGACGCAGCGCATTGCGCGAGCGCGACGACGAGCGTGACGCCCTCGCCCCCGGCGCCGGCGACCTGCCCGGCCGGTGGGACGCCTGTGAACCTGTTCGCGACGCCACCCTTTCAGAGCAACTTCTTCCTTGATGGCGCGACCGAAACGAGGACAGCGACGCTGATCGCGGCAGCCGGCAGCTATACCGTCGGTACGGGCAGCGGCGGGCGTTTTGTCGTCAACATGAACTGGCGTTGGAGTCCGGGCTTCCCTCAACCCTCGAATGCATCGACGATGACGCTCCGCGTGAACGGGGTGGACTACGCGCGGATCACCTCGCAGCCGGGATATGCCGGTTACGCCACGTTGGTAGCGTTGAATGGAGCTGCGCTGTTCAGCGGAACCACGACCATGGAGACGAACCGGACTTCCAACGAGAACATCTGGGTGACGTTACCCGCATCGGTGGCGAGTGTGACGAGCGTGCAGATGGGGTACACCGGCGGGGCAACAGGTGACGACTATTTCTTCTCGTCGCCGGCGCTCTTCGGCTGCTCGACGCCGGTCGATCTGTCCGTTACCAAGACGAATACTCCCGCATCGGGAGCGAACGACCTGCCTGCTGATGTCTATGTGCCTGGTGGAGCGCGGACGTACAACGTGGTCGTCACCAATACCAGTACGTCCTCGAGTGTACTGGACATGACGGTCAACGATCCGGTGCCAGCAGGCGTCAATCCGGCCACGGTCAGCTGGACCTGCGCATCGACCTCCGGTGGCGCGGTGTGCGGCGCAACAAGCGGCACGGGTGCGCTCAACGACACGGGCCTGGATCTTCCGCCCAGTGCGGTGGCGACCTATCTGGTCACGATGACCGTGCCAGCTGGTTTCTCCGGTGACTTGGCGAACACGGCAAGCATCATCGCGCCAGCCAACATCACGGACACCAACACCGCCAACAACACGGCCACCGACGTGGATCAATCCGCGCCATTGCTGACGATCCGCAAGACCAGCGTCGGCGGTGTGGACAGCTTTGGCTTCACCGGGACCAACGGCGTGGTCACGCAGACCCTGGTCACCACGGTCGCCGGAACGCCGGTCAGCGGCGCAGCCCAGGCCCTGACGGCCGCCGGTACCGCCACCACGATTACCGAAAGCACCACGCCGGCCACCTACCGGGTGACCGATATCACCTGCACGGGGCTGGGCGCGGGCGGCACCGCCACACCAGACCTGACGAACCGAGCGGTGGTGTTGAATGCGGCCGCGACCGCGACGGGTGCCAACATCGTCTGCACGTTCACCAATACCCTGCAGCAGGCCGACATTCAGGTGGTGAAGACCGCCTCGCCCAACCCGGTGGTGTCGGGCGATGTGGTGACGTACACGCTGGTGGTGAGCAACAACGGGCCGTCGGCGGCGAGCAATGTGCTGCTGACGGACAGCGCGAGTGCAGGTCAGACATGTACGACGCCCAGCACCACGGCCACCTGTAGTGCCAGCGGTGGCGCGAGCTGTCCTTCGCCGACGGTGCCGGTCACCACATTGCTCGGCAGTGGCGTGACCATTCCGAGCCTGCCGGCGGGTGGGCAGGTGAGCTTTACCTTGCAATGCACGGTGACGGCGAGCGGACAGTAA
- a CDS encoding serine/threonine-protein kinase: MSDLEARALALFDDYVDLPTPRRAEALSRLAVEDPPLHEVLVRWLAADAMDHPLEGMDFDDLLGLPGTGDTEDASGDVASNRVGNRLGPWRIDRLLGTGGMGTVYEASRADGQYEKRVALKCIRSEISSPSLIDAFMRERNHLAQLDHPHIAPLLDGGIESDGHPWFAMQLVQGTSIDLWADQQALTLTERTQLLLQACDALHYAHSRGVLHQDIKPGNVLVAQDGRVYLVDFGLSAVIDGGEGPASPRIAVSNGYAAPEILAGEASSVASEIYALGVMMYQLFVANWPRPLLPLHASFTRLPAIKAQPPSSLADAAWAGVATHRRCRDNAQLRKQLHGDLDAIALKCVALAPADRYPSVGALITDLQHWLSRKPVVARKGGRLYVARRFVQRHAVASAIAAGTLVFVLAAAGVFTWYHLRDQQEDRDMQAVSTLFEDTLGAATLSGLAETRPSSRQLLDQTEAHLRRLPLQSSPALKARALVSLARSYAVLGDYPHALALADEANTLLADEPALRPDTQATLATLLNLQARHADARDVALAGLQQITASRHKADLTSLSLLTELARAHWGLSDHAAAFEALAFADTTADGLPVPLARTTRIDLLTLRGQWHAQLLNFRDAERDLRGAVALAGADLHAASDSAREALATLLVHEGHPQEALRIADALLASRRQRLGAAHPDTSRSLRLRLEIALTAAPTSVDAGALQQSHDAIAASFGTRHPEYARQRLLEARAEARTHPERGLEPAREATALLERTLGPRHEATLASKETLADLLLEQPTETTSRTPSADEAIGLLQEVVQTARQRQWPAPSARLALAQALRARARPQKQDLPSDASAAERLLQDALVEARRQLGPDHPLTRRIRRALMDHSTSIKPLASTPGDPSHRE, from the coding sequence ATGTCCGATCTAGAGGCCCGTGCGCTTGCCCTGTTCGACGACTACGTCGACCTGCCGACGCCACGCCGCGCCGAGGCGCTCTCACGCCTGGCGGTGGAGGACCCTCCTCTCCATGAAGTACTCGTCCGTTGGCTCGCGGCGGACGCCATGGATCATCCGTTGGAAGGGATGGACTTCGACGACCTGCTGGGGCTGCCCGGCACAGGCGATACAGAAGACGCATCAGGGGACGTCGCTTCCAACCGCGTCGGCAATCGGCTGGGACCCTGGCGCATCGACCGCCTGCTGGGAACCGGCGGGATGGGGACGGTTTACGAGGCCAGCCGCGCTGACGGCCAGTACGAGAAGCGTGTGGCGCTCAAGTGCATCCGCAGCGAAATCTCTTCGCCATCGCTGATCGATGCCTTCATGCGCGAGCGCAACCATCTCGCGCAGCTCGACCACCCGCATATCGCGCCATTGCTCGATGGCGGTATCGAATCGGACGGACACCCCTGGTTCGCGATGCAGCTCGTGCAGGGCACGTCGATCGACCTATGGGCCGACCAGCAAGCACTGACCCTCACCGAACGCACCCAGTTGCTGTTGCAGGCTTGCGATGCGCTGCACTACGCGCACAGCCGCGGCGTGCTGCACCAGGACATAAAACCCGGCAACGTGCTGGTCGCGCAGGATGGCCGCGTGTACCTCGTCGATTTCGGCCTCTCCGCCGTCATCGATGGCGGAGAGGGTCCGGCGTCGCCGCGCATCGCCGTATCCAACGGCTATGCGGCCCCTGAAATACTCGCGGGGGAAGCGTCGTCGGTCGCCAGCGAAATCTATGCGCTCGGCGTGATGATGTACCAGTTGTTCGTGGCGAACTGGCCGCGCCCGCTACTTCCCTTGCACGCCAGCTTCACCCGCTTGCCGGCGATCAAGGCACAACCGCCCTCCTCCTTGGCCGACGCCGCATGGGCGGGCGTAGCCACCCATCGCAGATGCCGCGACAACGCGCAGCTGCGCAAGCAGCTACACGGGGACCTGGATGCCATCGCGCTGAAATGCGTCGCGTTGGCGCCAGCGGATCGCTACCCGAGCGTCGGCGCCTTGATCACGGACCTGCAGCACTGGCTTTCACGCAAGCCCGTCGTCGCGCGCAAAGGCGGGCGTCTCTACGTGGCGCGGCGCTTCGTCCAGCGCCACGCTGTCGCAAGCGCCATCGCCGCGGGCACCTTGGTGTTCGTGCTGGCGGCGGCGGGTGTATTCACCTGGTATCACCTGCGCGACCAGCAGGAGGACCGCGACATGCAAGCGGTATCCACCCTGTTCGAGGACACGCTCGGCGCCGCCACGCTGTCGGGGCTGGCCGAGACCCGGCCTTCATCGCGCCAGCTTCTCGACCAGACCGAAGCCCACCTGCGTCGCCTGCCGTTGCAGTCCAGTCCCGCCCTCAAGGCGCGCGCACTGGTATCGCTGGCCCGTAGCTACGCGGTGCTGGGCGACTATCCGCACGCATTGGCGCTGGCGGACGAAGCGAACACGCTACTCGCGGACGAGCCCGCACTGCGCCCCGATACTCAAGCCACGCTCGCCACGCTGCTCAATCTGCAGGCGCGGCATGCCGATGCACGGGATGTGGCGCTCGCAGGCCTGCAACAGATCACCGCCTCGCGACATAAGGCCGACCTGACATCGCTCAGCCTGTTGACCGAGCTCGCGCGTGCGCACTGGGGACTTTCGGATCACGCCGCAGCCTTCGAAGCCCTCGCATTCGCGGACACGACGGCCGACGGGCTGCCCGTGCCTCTCGCGCGCACGACCCGCATCGATCTTCTGACTCTGCGTGGGCAGTGGCATGCGCAACTGTTGAATTTCCGAGATGCCGAGCGCGATCTGCGCGGTGCGGTCGCCTTGGCTGGCGCTGACTTGCACGCCGCCTCAGATAGCGCTCGTGAAGCGCTCGCGACGCTACTGGTGCACGAGGGGCATCCGCAGGAAGCGCTTCGCATCGCCGATGCCTTGCTGGCGTCGCGTCGTCAGCGTCTCGGGGCGGCGCATCCAGACACGTCCCGCAGCCTCAGACTCAGACTGGAGATCGCGCTCACGGCCGCGCCTACATCGGTGGACGCCGGCGCCTTGCAGCAATCGCACGATGCCATCGCGGCCAGTTTCGGTACTCGGCATCCTGAGTACGCACGCCAGCGCTTGCTCGAAGCCCGTGCCGAGGCAAGAACGCATCCAGAGAGAGGTCTGGAACCCGCAAGAGAGGCGACCGCCCTGCTCGAGCGTACGTTGGGGCCGCGTCACGAAGCGACCTTGGCCTCAAAGGAGACGCTCGCGGATTTGTTGCTGGAACAGCCGACCGAGACGACGTCCAGGACCCCCAGCGCGGATGAAGCGATCGGGCTGCTGCAGGAAGTGGTGCAGACCGCGCGCCAACGCCAATGGCCAGCCCCTTCCGCACGTCTCGCCCTTGCCCAGGCGCTTCGCGCACGTGCTCGGCCACAAAAGCAAGACCTGCCCTCCGATGCGTCCGCCGCGGAGCGCCTGCTGCAGGATGCGCTGGTCGAAGCCCGCCGCCAATTGGGTCCGGATCATCCCCTCACACGCCGGATACGACGTGCGCTGATGGATCACTCCACCAGCATCAAGCCACTCGCCTCGACGCCGGGCGATCCAAGCCACCGCGAGTAA